A section of the Syntrophorhabdales bacterium genome encodes:
- a CDS encoding tetratricopeptide repeat protein, which translates to MTKRKVKEDLKKPDFMMVALERATTWIKEHVRLCIIVLSALIVIGLGLTGYRIYESREDDRLQYQLEEGVAAYQEFTTNGSGQALQKAESAFKAVSASRHKHLDEIAKLYLAKIYYTQGKNEDARSIYLDVKSRTSSSILRSLAETALQRIGQPAK; encoded by the coding sequence ATGACAAAAAGAAAAGTAAAAGAGGACCTCAAGAAACCCGATTTCATGATGGTTGCCCTGGAGCGCGCCACCACGTGGATAAAAGAGCACGTAAGACTCTGCATCATTGTGCTGTCGGCGCTCATAGTCATCGGCCTCGGATTGACCGGATACCGGATCTACGAGAGCAGAGAAGATGACAGGCTGCAGTATCAGTTGGAAGAGGGAGTCGCTGCGTATCAGGAATTCACGACAAACGGCAGCGGCCAAGCCTTGCAGAAGGCAGAGTCGGCATTCAAGGCTGTGTCGGCTTCCCGCCACAAACATCTTGACGAAATTGCAAAACTCTATCTCGCCAAAATCTACTACACTCAGGGCAAGAATGAGGATGCACGGTCAATCTACCTCGATGTGAAAAGCAGAACTTCAAGCAGCATTCTGAGAAGCCTTGCGGAAACCGCGCTCCAGCGTATCGGCCAGCCCGCTAAATAA
- a CDS encoding helix-hairpin-helix domain-containing protein, whose protein sequence is MSLPLIVLFVSACVHLSSYVLLACRVEPFMYQFYMVAWWSYIVGLDAALALKNRRFLILNRTLPFLIVISSAFWCVFELINLRIQNWYYINVPSSVLIRFPGYLLAYGTVIPGLYITKEAFSELLGSIRVRPLSFHVPPRYSMLFGVLLFPVFMLFPAHCFFLAWLFLIPILEGYNQSKGYWCFTKDLQEGEAGNLIASALAGLFCGFLWETWNYWAIAKWVYTVPFFESFKLFEMPAPGYLGFILFSLETMLFLALIRPNLSMRRHEAAIIAAALAFSCMSFAAIDRYTVFSFTDTIDQLNFLPVSKREELKSQHVKTSFAIDPQELTSGERKTLALLHLKGLGMANVEKLRKAGIESVPQLARMTEEELSTVIGEKNRQRLRVYVRAARDYLPQSSY, encoded by the coding sequence GTGAGTCTTCCCCTTATTGTCCTCTTCGTATCCGCTTGCGTTCATCTGTCGAGCTACGTACTTCTTGCCTGCCGTGTCGAACCTTTCATGTACCAGTTCTATATGGTGGCTTGGTGGTCATACATCGTCGGGTTGGACGCAGCGCTGGCGCTGAAAAATAGAAGATTTCTGATCCTTAACAGGACCTTACCCTTTCTGATCGTTATCTCTTCTGCCTTCTGGTGCGTCTTCGAGCTCATCAATCTCCGTATTCAGAACTGGTACTACATAAATGTGCCTTCCAGCGTGCTCATTAGATTCCCCGGTTATTTGCTCGCCTACGGTACTGTCATTCCAGGGCTCTATATCACCAAGGAGGCCTTTTCTGAACTTCTGGGGAGTATCCGTGTACGCCCCCTTTCTTTTCATGTCCCACCAAGGTATTCCATGCTTTTCGGTGTCCTTCTCTTTCCTGTGTTCATGCTTTTTCCGGCACACTGTTTTTTTCTAGCATGGCTATTTCTGATCCCGATCCTTGAAGGCTACAATCAGTCGAAGGGGTACTGGTGCTTCACGAAAGACCTGCAGGAGGGCGAGGCAGGCAATCTCATAGCCTCTGCCCTGGCAGGGCTTTTCTGTGGCTTCCTCTGGGAGACATGGAATTATTGGGCCATTGCGAAATGGGTATACACTGTGCCTTTTTTCGAATCTTTCAAACTTTTCGAAATGCCTGCCCCAGGCTATCTGGGTTTTATCCTTTTTTCCCTTGAAACAATGTTGTTCCTGGCGCTCATTCGCCCTAACCTGTCAATGAGAAGACATGAAGCCGCAATCATCGCCGCGGCCCTCGCCTTCTCCTGTATGTCGTTTGCGGCGATCGATCGGTACACTGTCTTTTCTTTCACCGACACTATCGACCAGCTCAACTTCCTCCCCGTGAGCAAACGCGAAGAGTTGAAAAGCCAGCATGTAAAGACCAGCTTCGCCATAGACCCACAAGAACTTACTTCCGGGGAGAGAAAAACTCTTGCGCTTCTCCATCTCAAAGGATTGGGGATGGCAAACGTCGAGAAACTGCGGAAGGCAGGGATAGAATCAGTGCCTCAACTCGCGAGAATGACAGAGGAAGAGCTATCCACCGTTATCGGCGAAAAGAATAGACAGCGGCTGAGGGTCTACGTGCGGGCTGCGCGTGACTACTTACCACAATCGTCGTATTGA
- a CDS encoding NlpC/P60 family protein: MGKSVGLIAVVSFVLLLGSGYAFSAGTYKVKSGDTLGSISKKCKISVDKLKSLNGLTSDSLRKGQILVVSSGTVSSSKQKNTTKGRINKQRTFTTAGNEDQTVGEFIHYKVEKGDTLETLAEKFDIEKSDIVDLNNIKKKGLTPGRIIRLPKPEGENDDEIVALSPDMNSSYSLKKWRSEDEMGMLVKVAKSFAGAPYRYGGDSVRGLDCSAYVKKIYDIFEVQLPRSAREQYCAGTKVSRNDLTTGDLVFFRTRKQFTYPTHVGIYIGEGRFIHASSYCRQGVRISSLSEDYYSKRFMGAVRVKTLQPDPADSTHNSSSKESGNNS; the protein is encoded by the coding sequence GTGGGGAAGAGTGTCGGGCTGATTGCAGTTGTCTCATTTGTACTCCTGCTGGGTTCAGGCTATGCGTTCTCCGCGGGAACCTACAAAGTCAAGAGTGGTGATACCCTCGGTAGCATTTCTAAGAAGTGTAAGATCTCGGTTGATAAACTCAAGAGCCTGAACGGGCTCACCTCGGACAGCCTGAGAAAGGGGCAGATTCTCGTTGTGAGCTCAGGCACGGTTTCCTCTTCAAAACAGAAGAACACAACAAAAGGACGGATCAACAAGCAGCGGACTTTTACGACAGCTGGTAACGAGGACCAGACAGTTGGTGAGTTCATTCACTATAAAGTTGAAAAAGGTGATACGCTGGAGACCCTTGCCGAAAAATTCGATATCGAAAAGAGTGATATCGTTGATCTTAACAATATCAAAAAGAAAGGTTTAACGCCGGGCAGAATTATTCGTCTGCCTAAACCTGAAGGCGAAAACGATGATGAGATTGTCGCCCTTTCGCCGGATATGAACAGCAGCTACTCACTGAAGAAGTGGCGGAGCGAGGATGAGATGGGAATGCTCGTCAAAGTCGCGAAAAGCTTTGCCGGCGCTCCTTACCGCTACGGCGGAGATTCAGTGAGAGGCCTCGACTGCTCTGCTTACGTTAAGAAGATATACGACATTTTTGAAGTGCAGCTCCCCAGAAGCGCTCGCGAGCAGTATTGCGCGGGGACAAAAGTATCCCGTAACGACCTGACGACAGGCGACCTTGTCTTCTTCAGAACGAGAAAACAGTTCACCTATCCTACTCATGTAGGCATTTATATTGGCGAAGGCAGGTTCATCCATGCTTCATCCTATTGCAGACAGGGCGTGAGAATCAGCAGTCTCTCCGAAGATTATTACTCAAAGAGATTCATGGGTGCAGTACGTGTAAAGACATTGCAGCCCGATCCAGCTGATTCAACCCACAACAGTTCTTCGAAAGAGTCCGGTAACAACAGTTAG
- a CDS encoding 4Fe-4S binding protein produces the protein MPAKVDEETCTACGACAEVCPVDAITVEDSAKIDAEACTECGACVEECPVEAIKLEE, from the coding sequence ATGCCAGCGAAAGTCGACGAAGAAACCTGCACCGCATGTGGGGCCTGTGCTGAGGTCTGCCCGGTAGACGCCATTACTGTTGAGGACTCGGCGAAAATCGATGCAGAGGCTTGCACGGAGTGTGGTGCCTGCGTGGAAGAATGTCCGGTAGAGGCCATTAAGCTGGAGGAGTAA